The Rhinoderma darwinii isolate aRhiDar2 unplaced genomic scaffold, aRhiDar2.hap1 Scaffold_1630, whole genome shotgun sequence sequence ATAGCAATTATGGGTTGTATTGTAAATGGTCCTGGAGAAATGGCAGACGCTGATTTTGGATATGTTGGTAGTGGCGTGGGCAAAattcatttatataaaaataaagaaattattaaaaaaatatagataGCGAAATAGCGGTGCAAGAATTAATACAACTCATAAAAGATAATAATATGTGGAATGATTAAAACTTTTTTACATActttatatcatttattttttcctAATGTTTGTGTGGGTTGTGCACAAAATTTGTtatcttttaaaaaaactatctgttaTTATTGTAAAGAAAAATTACCAATAACAAATTTTCaagaagtaaaaaataatttagtcTTCGAAAAAATTCAAGAAAAAATTTCTATAGAAAATGCGTGTAGTATTTATTTCTTTCAAAAAAATTCTATACTAAGAAATATTATTCACCAGTTTAAATATTATGGAAAATTAGATGTTGCCTTTTCTATCGGAGAATTTATGGGCACATATTTATCAAAAAGTAGTCTATACAAAGATATAGATGCTGTTACTGCCATTcctttatattataaaaaattaaaaaaaagaggaTATAATCAATCCGAAATATTAGCTCAAGGGATtgtcaatattttaaaaaaaccgcTATATCCTAATTTACTAAcaagaaataaaaacacaaaaatacaagCCTCATTAAAAACCACAGAACAAAGAGAAAAAAATTTAGAATCCTCCTTTGTATaccatataaaaaaagaaaaaaatataaatcacTTGCTTATTATAGATGATGTTTTTACTACCGGAGCCACCATTGTTTCTGCTATTAAAGAAATTCAACAAAAATCGAATGTTAAAATTTCGGTATGTACTTTAGCATTTACCTttgattaataaaaaatattagctTCGCACACTCTCTATTATGGTTTATTTAAACATATGCACAATAAAAATTCAATTACAGAAAAATACTTTTGTATTAGTGGTTTAGAACCTCTTATTGCAagagaaaatacaaattttattaatatCGGAGAAAGAACAAATGTTACGGGTTCAAAGAAATTTGCCCGATTAATAAAATCTGAAAATTATGAAGAAGCCATTTCTGTAGCAAGGCAACAAGTAGAAAATGGAGCACAAATTTTAGACATTAATATGGACGATGCTCTATTAGATGGTGAAAAAGCAATGATTAAATACATTAACTATTTACAGTCAGAGCCCGATATTGCTAAAATTCCATTTATGATAGATAGCAGTAAATTCAATATCATATTAGCGGGATTAAAATGCGTTCAAGGAAAATGTATTGTAAACTCTATATCTTTAAAAGAAGGCGAAGAAAAATTTATAGAACAAGCAGAAATTTGTAGGCAAATTGGAGTCGCTGTagtagtaatggcttttgacaaaaaAGGGCAAGCAGATACCATAAACCGCAGGGTTGAAATTTGTCAAAGAGCATATAAAATACTTACAGAACAAGTAAAATTTTCACCATACGATATTATTTTAGACCTCAATATTTTTGCTATTGCAACAGGAATAGAAGAACATAATAATTATGCTATAGATTTTATAGAAGCAACAAAAATTATAAAACAAAAATTACCCTTTATAAAAATAAGTGGCGGTGTAAGTaacctttctttttcttttagggGTAATGATACTGTAAGAGATGCTATGCACAGCGTATTTTTATTCTATGCAATAAAAGCAGGTATGGatatgggcattgtaaatgcaggGCAATTACCTATATACGATTTAATAGATACAGAATTAAGAACACTTTGTGAAGaagttattttcaataaaaatccaGAGGCAACAGAGCGGTTAATTGCTTTTGCCAATACGATTCAAAATCAAGGCaaagaagtaaaaaaagtttCTTTAGAATGGAGAGCAAAAAATGTAGAAGAAAGATTAGCCTATTCTTTAATTAATGGAATTACCGATTTTATAGATACAGATATAGAAGAAACCAGACAAAAATATCCCGTTCCGATACAAATTATTGAAGGGCCTTTAATGAATGGAATGGGTATCGTAGGAGAACTTTTTGGTGAAGGAAAAATGTTTTTACCTCAAGTAGTAAAAAGTGCTCGTGTAATGAAAAAAGCTGTAGCCATTCTAACCCCTTATATAGaagaaagtaaagtaaaaaatacaaataatggaGTTATTGTTATGGCAACAGTAAAAGGCGATGTTCAcgatattggaaaaaatatcgttGGTGTAGTTTTAGGATGTAATGGATATAAAATTGTAGACTTAGGCGTAATGGTACCAACACAAAAAATTATAGAAGAAGCCATAAAAGAACAGGCGGATATTATAGGATTAAGTGGATTAATAACCCCTTCGTTAGACGAGATGATtttagttgctaaagaaatgaaaaagcaaaacttAACGGTTCCCTTATTAATAGGAGGAGCAACAACTTCTAAAACACATACCGCATTAAGAATACAACCAGAATACGAAAATGGAGTAGTACATGTTTTAGATGCTTCCAAAGCGGTTAATGTAACCAGTCAATTATTAAGTCTTAcagcaaaaaaagtttttttggaaAATATTAATgtagaatataaaaaaattgctaaagatttttctagtaaaaacgcccataaagaATTTCTTTCTTTAGAGCaagcaagaaaaaataaatatcccATTAACTGGGAAAATTATAAACCCCCTATACCGAATAAATTAGGTATTACCCTATTAAAAGATATTCCTTTAGAAAATTTAATACCTTTTTTTGATTGGACACCTTTTTTTATTACTTGGGAATTACACGGAAAATTTCCCGCAATATTGGAAGATAAAGTTGTTGGAAAAGTAGCCACGCAATTATATAAAGATGCTCAAGAGAtgctagaaaaaataataaaaaataaatgggtAATAGCAAATGGCGTTTGTGGGATATTTAAAGCAAAGCAAATAAATGAAGATGATATTTTAGTGCAAACggaaaataaaaattatgaattACAACATTTAAGGCAACAAACTCAAAAAGCCGAAGGGCAGAGTAATTTATGTCTTTCAGATTTTGTTTCCCTAAAGAAGATTATATAGGAGCATTTGCTGTTACTTGCGGTattaatatagaaaaacaatTACAAATATTTGACGACCAAAAAGACGATTATAATTCTATTTTACTAAAAGCATTAGCAGATAGATTAGCAGAATCTTTTGCAGAATATTTACACCACAAAGTAAGAACGGAAATTTGGGGATATGTAAATAATGAAGGCCTTTCGAACGATGAACTAATTAAAGAGAAATATCAAGGCATAAGACCAGCACCCGGATATCCCGCTTGTCCAGACCATACAGAAAAATATAAACTTTTTGAAATGCTGCAAGCAACTCAACATACAGGAATTTATTTAACAGAATCTTTAGCAATGCACCCTGCATCAAGTGTTTCTGGTTGGTATATTGCCCATCCTGAAAGCAAATATTTTACCACAGGAAAAATTACCGAAAATCAAATACAAGattatgcaaaaagaaaaaaatgaatatagaagaaataaaaaaatggttaaaTTCTGTTTTAGTTGGTTCCATATAAAAACCATTTTTACCTTTgttatttaaaataatttttttacctaTAAGTTTTTATAATGAAAATATCAATAATTGGCGTTGGCAACCTTGGTGCCGCTATTGCAACAGGATtattaaaaagtaattttattgcccCTAAAGATTTAATTTTAAGTAGAAGAAATATAACCTCTTTAAAAGCGTTTGAAAAAGAAGGCGTTTTTGTAACTACGGATAATAAAGAAGCAGTAAAAAAATCAGACATTATTATTTTATGTGTAAAGCCTTTTAATTGTATTGATATTTTAAATgggataaaaaaagaaattaaaaaaaatcaaattttaatTTCTCCTGTAACAGGAATTTGGATAGAAGAAATAGAAAATGTTGTAGGCAAAAAAACTCCTATTTTTAGAGCAATGCCCAATACGGCTATTGCCATTCAAGAaagtttaactgcaatatgttatAATCAAGCAGTTACCGAAGctcaaaaaaatattgtaaaaaatatgtttgATAAATTAGGCGTTTCtgtttttattgaagaaaaattaatGGATTCGGCAACCGTTTTAGGAGCTTGTGGTATTGCTTATGCGTTGCGTTTTATACGAGCAAATATTCAAGGAGGAATAGAAATTGGTTTTGATGCTAAAACTGCCAGTACGATAGCCAGCCAAACGATAAAAGGTGCTGCTGAACTATTAAtacaaacaggaaatcatcccgaACACGAAATAGATAAAGTAACTACACCAAAAGGTTGCACCATTGCAGGAATAAACGAAATGGAACACCAAGGATTTAGTTCTTCTCTTATTAAAGGCATTGTTACTTcctataaaaaaattacagaataataatttttaagcaaaaatcatttctttagcaatagCGATAGCTttatctgttgcgggtttacctCCGAGCATTTCGGCAATTTCAATAACCCTTTCGTCTTTATTAAGCAATTTAATATCGGTTTG is a genomic window containing:
- the LOC142699760 gene encoding LOW QUALITY PROTEIN: methionine synthase-like (The sequence of the model RefSeq protein was modified relative to this genomic sequence to represent the inferred CDS: inserted 1 base in 1 codon); translated protein: MHNKNSITEKYFCISGLEPLIARENTNFINIGERTNVTGSKKFARLIKSENYEEAISVARQQVENGAQILDINMDDALLDGEKAMIKYINYLQSEPDIAKIPFMIDSSKFNIILAGLKCVQGKCIVNSISLKEGEEKFIEQAEICRQIGVAVVVMAFDKKGQADTINRRVEICQRAYKILTEQVKFSPYDIILDLNIFAIATGIEEHNNYAIDFIEATKIIKQKLPFIKISGGVSNLSFSFRGNDTVRDAMHSVFLFYAIKAGMDMGIVNAGQLPIYDLIDTELRTLCEEVIFNKNPEATERLIAFANTIQNQGKEVKKVSLEWRAKNVEERLAYSLINGITDFIDTDIEETRQKYPVPIQIIEGPLMNGMGIVGELFGEGKMFLPQVVKSARVMKKAVAILTPYIEESKVKNTNNGVIVMATVKGDVHDIGKNIVGVVLGCNGYKIVDLGVMVPTQKIIEEAIKEQADIIGLSGLITPSLDEMILVAKEMKKQNLTVPLLIGGATTSKTHTALRIQPEYENGVVHVLDASKAVNVTSQLLSLTAKKVFLENINVEYKKIAKDFSSKNAHKEFLSLEQARKNKYPINWENYKPPIPNKLGITLLKDIPLENLIPFFDWTPFFITWELHGKFPAILEDKVVGKVATQLYKDAQEMLEKIIKNKWVIANGVCGIFKAKQINEDDILVQTENKNYELQHLRQQTQKAEGQSNLCLSDFVSXKEDYIGAFAVTCGINIEKQLQIFDDQKDDYNSILLKALADRLAESFAEYLHHKVRTEIWGYVNNEGLSNDELIKEKYQGIRPAPGYPACPDHTEKYKLFEMLQATQHTGIYLTESLAMHPASSVSGWYIAHPESKYFTTGKITENQIQDYAKRKK